One Thermofilum pendens Hrk 5 DNA segment encodes these proteins:
- the sppA gene encoding signal peptide peptidase SppA: MSGLKEVLRRRLPLLLIVAVVILGAVLVLLRQGATQTRLTPYIAQITIKGTIDYASSSIFGATPGVEEYIKLVKQAEEDPMAKAVLLVFDSPGGTVTASDELYQAVKELSQKKVVVSYAKGLLASGAYMAALPSRAILASPTSEVGSVGVIVTVLNVGNLLGKIGVTVYTFKSGELKDVGSPYRPMTEEDAKVLEEMVNYYFGLFKGRVLEHRGNVSSEVFSGRPFTPDKALQAGLIDKVCTYQEAVNYTRALANLPETAEVVELKPRTPTLLDLLLGTYSGAGNRLVIPSIVVLYMWPPPVAVILP, translated from the coding sequence ATGTCAGGCCTTAAAGAAGTCCTTCGGAGAAGGCTCCCGCTCCTGCTGATAGTAGCCGTAGTCATTCTCGGAGCCGTCCTGGTGTTGCTCCGCCAGGGAGCAACGCAGACCAGGCTGACACCCTATATCGCGCAGATAACGATAAAGGGAACCATAGACTACGCCTCCAGCTCTATATTCGGCGCCACGCCGGGCGTAGAGGAGTACATAAAGCTCGTAAAGCAGGCCGAGGAGGACCCGATGGCCAAAGCCGTACTACTCGTCTTCGACAGCCCCGGGGGAACAGTTACAGCCTCGGACGAGCTCTACCAGGCGGTCAAAGAGCTTTCCCAGAAGAAGGTTGTAGTCTCCTACGCAAAGGGGCTACTCGCGAGCGGGGCGTACATGGCTGCCCTCCCGTCCCGCGCGATACTCGCGAGCCCTACCAGCGAAGTGGGCTCCGTCGGCGTGATAGTGACTGTCCTTAACGTCGGGAACCTCCTCGGAAAGATAGGAGTCACCGTGTATACCTTCAAGTCGGGAGAGCTGAAGGACGTAGGATCCCCCTACAGGCCGATGACCGAGGAGGACGCCAAGGTCTTGGAGGAGATGGTGAACTACTACTTCGGGCTGTTCAAGGGCAGGGTTCTCGAACACAGGGGCAACGTGAGCAGCGAGGTTTTCAGCGGGAGACCTTTCACGCCCGACAAGGCGTTGCAGGCTGGCCTGATAGACAAGGTGTGCACCTACCAGGAGGCTGTTAACTACACGCGGGCGCTAGCCAACCTACCGGAGACCGCTGAGGTAGTCGAGCTCAAGCCGAGGACCCCAACGCTCCTCGACCTGCTACTCGGAACTTACTCCGGCGCCGGCAACAGGCTCGTCATACCGAGCATCGTGGTACTCTACATGTGGCCGCCGCCTGTCGCCGTGATCCTTCCTTGA
- a CDS encoding glycosyltransferase family 2 protein, translating to MVSLLASIIVLLLIAVPLLLLLLYELVIFAAAYLRREDAPPVGGEAPQSLEVVMPVYSEPLDLVASVSKRDFEAFSRAPCFARLTILSDDSAEYVEALSRLVSDAPGVAVWRRRERRGGRTGALDDYFASSSSSHLMILDADAVVDPCVAEKLCRNTLSDGALVVPWEGYYAYRTRLAEAVKFFTDLGTEVLYELRSRAGFYVFPLGSGTVYPRKVVLDVGGWGDGIVQDDIWMGVKLALGGYRTRLLSGSRLKVLVPSTLGAFKKQQRRWSYGTSDVLRRSFLRVLKHGGLPLHVRLEMLAYMSLPALTIPPALAVAVLPFLGLLEPRVGLGGLLTALSLALAPFVVVVPLYLYLYSKLVRVGSSLKESLVNLGRFAAIIATLVPVLALASVRGLLGLSYSFEVTPKGKKEAAEKKEALPVYLSAWFSASLAVGIVMQNSVQVLLSLLFLASSAWAYFRADGPMPELQGRITATGGGHM from the coding sequence GGGCGAGGCACCCCAGTCGCTGGAAGTAGTCATGCCCGTATACTCCGAGCCGCTGGACCTCGTGGCAAGCGTGTCCAAGAGGGACTTCGAAGCCTTTTCGCGCGCCCCCTGCTTCGCGCGTCTAACGATACTCTCGGACGACAGCGCGGAGTACGTGGAGGCGCTGAGCCGGCTCGTGAGTGACGCGCCGGGAGTAGCCGTGTGGCGGAGGAGGGAGCGCAGAGGCGGGAGGACTGGCGCCCTAGACGACTACTTTGCCTCCTCCTCGAGTAGCCACCTAATGATACTCGATGCGGACGCCGTGGTGGATCCGTGCGTTGCCGAGAAGCTCTGCCGCAACACGCTAAGCGACGGCGCGCTGGTTGTCCCGTGGGAGGGGTACTACGCCTACAGGACAAGGCTCGCGGAGGCCGTCAAGTTCTTCACGGATCTAGGGACGGAGGTCCTCTACGAGCTGAGATCGAGGGCTGGCTTTTACGTATTTCCGCTCGGCTCTGGGACGGTTTACCCTCGGAAGGTAGTCCTGGACGTCGGCGGGTGGGGCGACGGCATCGTGCAGGACGACATATGGATGGGGGTGAAGCTCGCGCTGGGAGGGTACAGGACACGCCTGCTCAGCGGTTCACGCTTGAAAGTCCTGGTGCCGTCGACCCTAGGAGCGTTCAAGAAACAGCAGAGGCGCTGGTCGTACGGCACGAGCGACGTCCTTAGGAGGTCGTTTCTACGCGTACTCAAGCACGGAGGGCTACCGCTACACGTGCGGCTAGAAATGCTGGCCTACATGTCCCTACCGGCGCTGACTATTCCGCCGGCGCTAGCCGTCGCAGTGCTACCGTTTCTAGGGTTGCTCGAGCCGCGGGTGGGCTTAGGGGGTCTCCTCACGGCTTTGTCCCTCGCGCTTGCACCGTTCGTTGTCGTCGTACCGCTGTATCTCTACCTCTACTCGAAGCTCGTCAGGGTAGGGTCGAGCTTAAAGGAGAGCCTGGTGAACCTGGGTAGATTCGCGGCTATAATCGCTACGCTTGTCCCCGTCCTCGCACTCGCGTCCGTAAGGGGGTTGCTCGGGCTTAGCTATTCCTTCGAGGTCACGCCGAAGGGAAAGAAGGAGGCCGCCGAGAAAAAGGAGGCTCTTCCGGTTTACCTATCCGCGTGGTTCTCCGCGTCTCTGGCTGTGGGTATAGTGATGCAGAACTCGGTGCAAGTCCTCCTGTCCCTCCTGTTCCTCGCCTCCTCCGCCTGGGCCTACTTCAGGGCGGACGGACCTATGCCCGAGCTTCAAGGAAGGATCACGGCGACAGGCGGCGGCCACATGTAG